The following are encoded in a window of Maridesulfovibrio ferrireducens genomic DNA:
- a CDS encoding peptide chain release factor 3 — MQEQVDKIIKKEVERRRTFGIISHPDAGKTTLTEKLLLYGGAIQMAGTVKSRKANRHATSDWMAMEQERGISVTTSVMKFNYRDYEINLLDTPGHQDFSEDTYRVLTAVDSALMVIDCAKGVENQTKKLMEVCRMRDTPIITFINKMDREGIDPFDLLSDIEETLKIECAPLSWPIGMGSDFKGTYNMHKGELHLFSATHGGSIQKGEVITDLNSPRLDELLGSQADQLREELDLLQGAGYPFDKERYLAGKQTPVFFGSAINNFGVQEMLNSFVELAPCPGPRASTTREVSPFESDFSAFAFKIQANMDPAHRDRIAFMRICSGKFTRGMKVRHHRIGKDFQIANATIFMAQDRTGVEEAWPGDIIGVHNHGTIKIGDTFTSSKDELKFTGIPNFAPEHFRRVRLKDPLKSKQLNKGLHQLAEEGAVQLFKPLGNNDNILGAVGLLQFEVIMSRLKGEYSVEALYEPVEFHTARWLSSDDIKELEGIKKRYPRFVALDGDDNLTFLAPSQWRLQQAEEEWPKISFQKTREHQ, encoded by the coding sequence ATGCAGGAACAAGTAGATAAAATCATCAAAAAAGAAGTTGAGCGCAGACGCACTTTCGGCATCATCAGCCACCCTGACGCAGGTAAAACAACTTTAACTGAAAAACTGCTCCTTTATGGTGGAGCTATTCAGATGGCGGGAACAGTAAAATCCCGCAAAGCAAACCGCCACGCAACATCCGACTGGATGGCAATGGAGCAGGAACGCGGCATCTCCGTAACAACTTCTGTTATGAAATTTAATTATCGCGATTATGAGATCAATCTGCTTGATACTCCCGGCCATCAGGATTTCTCCGAAGATACATACCGTGTTTTAACAGCGGTAGACTCCGCTCTTATGGTTATCGACTGCGCAAAGGGTGTTGAGAATCAGACAAAAAAACTGATGGAAGTCTGCCGCATGCGCGATACTCCCATCATTACTTTCATTAATAAGATGGACCGCGAAGGAATAGATCCCTTTGACCTGCTTTCCGACATCGAAGAAACTTTAAAAATTGAGTGCGCTCCGTTGAGCTGGCCCATTGGTATGGGTTCAGATTTCAAAGGAACATACAATATGCATAAAGGCGAACTTCACCTTTTTTCTGCAACTCACGGCGGCTCTATTCAAAAAGGGGAAGTCATAACTGATCTGAATAGTCCGCGCCTTGATGAACTGCTTGGATCGCAGGCTGATCAACTACGCGAAGAACTGGATCTGCTGCAAGGCGCCGGTTACCCGTTTGATAAAGAACGCTATCTCGCAGGCAAGCAGACTCCTGTATTTTTCGGTAGTGCCATCAACAACTTCGGTGTTCAGGAAATGCTGAATTCCTTTGTTGAACTGGCTCCATGCCCCGGCCCCAGAGCGAGCACAACCCGCGAGGTTTCGCCATTTGAAAGCGATTTTTCAGCCTTTGCCTTTAAAATACAGGCCAACATGGACCCCGCGCACCGTGACCGCATAGCGTTCATGCGCATTTGTTCGGGTAAATTTACCCGAGGAATGAAGGTCCGCCATCATCGCATCGGTAAAGATTTTCAAATTGCCAATGCAACCATCTTCATGGCTCAGGACCGTACAGGAGTTGAAGAAGCATGGCCCGGCGATATCATAGGTGTTCACAACCACGGAACCATCAAAATCGGTGATACCTTTACTTCTTCGAAGGACGAATTGAAATTTACCGGAATACCTAACTTTGCCCCTGAACATTTTCGCAGAGTTCGTCTTAAAGATCCGCTGAAAAGCAAGCAGCTAAATAAAGGGTTGCATCAGCTCGCGGAAGAAGGCGCTGTTCAGCTCTTCAAACCCCTGGGCAACAACGATAATATTCTCGGAGCTGTCGGGCTACTCCAGTTCGAAGTAATCATGTCCCGCCTGAAAGGTGAGTACAGCGTTGAAGCACTTTACGAACCAGTAGAATTTCACACGGCAAGATGGCTTTCCAGTGACGACATTAAAGAACTGGAAGGAATTAAAAAGCGTTATCCACGCTTTGTAGCTCTTGACGGAGATGACAATCTGACCTTTCTTGCCCCCAGTCAGTGGAGATTACAACAGGCGGAAGAAGAATGGCCGAAGATCTCTTTCCAAAAAACGAGAGAGCATCAATAG
- a CDS encoding 3'-5' exonuclease, translated as MQLPEKYKKKFTKEEINELPLRQYEGPIKLIDCEENIPEIIAEISESGLLGFDTETRPVFRKGLSYPPSLIQLATANCVYLLHLNHIPLSIEIKKLLSSANIIKTGVAVINDVKELKQVSHFEAKGFVDLGDLARSLEMQTNGLRNLAANLLGFRISKGVQCSNWGRKDLSPQQITYAATDAWVSREIYLKFQEMGAL; from the coding sequence ATGCAATTACCTGAAAAATATAAAAAAAAATTTACCAAAGAGGAAATCAACGAGCTTCCTTTGCGACAGTACGAAGGACCTATCAAGCTTATTGATTGTGAAGAAAATATTCCTGAAATTATCGCTGAAATAAGTGAATCAGGATTACTTGGATTTGACACAGAAACCAGACCCGTCTTCCGCAAAGGGCTTTCGTATCCTCCATCACTGATTCAGCTTGCGACAGCCAACTGTGTTTACCTTCTGCACCTGAATCACATTCCGCTATCAATCGAAATAAAAAAACTGCTTTCCTCCGCCAATATTATTAAAACCGGAGTTGCAGTTATAAATGATGTAAAAGAGCTGAAACAAGTTTCTCACTTTGAAGCAAAAGGATTTGTTGATCTGGGGGATCTTGCAAGATCTCTTGAAATGCAGACTAACGGACTTCGCAATCTTGCTGCCAATCTGCTCGGCTTCCGCATTTCCAAAGGAGTTCAATGCTCTAACTGGGGGCGCAAAGATCTCTCTCCGCAGCAAATCACGTATGCAGCGACCGACGCATGGGTAAGCAGAGAAATCTATTTAAAATTTCAGGAAATGGGAGCTCTTTAA
- the panB gene encoding 3-methyl-2-oxobutanoate hydroxymethyltransferase — MKKVTAPAIIDLKGKRKITAITAYDYSSGQIADAAEVDMILVGDSLGMVVLGYEDTLSVTMEDMLHHTAAVSRGASRALIIGDMPFMSYQPSVSMAVENAGKFLSKTGARAVKLEGGFPFLEHVRAIVSSGVPVQGHIGLTPQHVARFGGFKAQGKTARSAAALVDEALALEAAGCFSIVLEAIPSEVAQEITNRVSIPTIGIGAGPDTDGQILVYHDILGLFDRFVPMFVKKFAQLRGESIGAIKTYCDEVFAGEFPGKENFTNMNADELKIFKTLLMEKNKN; from the coding sequence ATGAAAAAAGTTACAGCTCCTGCAATCATAGACTTGAAAGGTAAGAGAAAAATCACAGCAATAACCGCTTACGACTATTCTTCGGGACAAATTGCCGACGCTGCGGAAGTGGATATGATTCTTGTCGGAGATTCATTAGGGATGGTTGTTCTAGGTTACGAAGACACTCTGTCCGTGACTATGGAAGATATGCTTCATCATACGGCGGCTGTTTCCCGCGGGGCTTCAAGGGCGCTTATTATCGGAGATATGCCTTTCATGTCTTACCAGCCCTCTGTTAGTATGGCGGTTGAGAATGCCGGAAAATTTTTAAGCAAGACGGGCGCGCGTGCCGTTAAGCTTGAAGGCGGGTTTCCTTTTCTTGAGCATGTTCGCGCAATTGTCAGTTCCGGCGTGCCTGTACAGGGACACATCGGCCTGACTCCTCAGCATGTTGCCCGGTTCGGTGGATTTAAGGCTCAGGGCAAGACTGCCCGTTCGGCAGCGGCTCTTGTTGATGAAGCTCTTGCGCTTGAAGCTGCCGGATGTTTTTCCATTGTGCTTGAAGCCATTCCCTCTGAAGTTGCGCAGGAGATTACGAATCGTGTTTCGATTCCCACAATAGGCATCGGGGCAGGACCTGATACAGACGGGCAGATTTTAGTTTATCACGATATTTTGGGCCTTTTTGATAGATTTGTACCTATGTTTGTTAAGAAATTTGCTCAGCTTCGCGGTGAGAGTATCGGCGCGATAAAGACTTATTGTGATGAGGTTTTTGCAGGGGAGTTCCCGGGAAAAGAAAACTTTACTAATATGAATGCTGACGAATTGAAGATATTTAAAACTTTGCTTATGGAAAAAAATAAGAATTAA
- a CDS encoding LexA family transcriptional regulator → MSKWFDETLERIKKATGTRTQVQLAEILNIRQSSISDAKRRSSIPAEWYIKLYKTHGLNPEWLSDGVEPVYMKPGKGKISADNILSETTAQYGQVPSRGRVVPVSSMAGEESGSEQWAPQQVGELNIPETFYRPSMVVLKVEGSSMEPAIRRNAFAGVDETQKRLMAGDIYAVHVPYQGVVIRRVFFDPENSRFILRPEDPQHPELYIAVQDQNKLVVGRVVWVMQEV, encoded by the coding sequence ATGTCTAAATGGTTCGACGAAACATTAGAAAGAATTAAAAAAGCAACCGGAACAAGAACTCAGGTTCAGCTGGCTGAAATTTTAAACATCAGGCAGTCAAGTATTTCCGATGCTAAAAGACGCAGTTCTATTCCTGCGGAATGGTATATTAAATTATACAAAACTCATGGATTGAATCCTGAGTGGCTTTCCGATGGTGTTGAGCCCGTATATATGAAGCCGGGTAAAGGCAAAATTTCAGCTGATAATATTCTGAGCGAAACAACCGCACAGTACGGACAGGTTCCGTCAAGAGGAAGGGTTGTTCCTGTTTCTTCAATGGCCGGCGAAGAGTCCGGTTCTGAACAATGGGCACCGCAACAGGTCGGGGAATTGAATATCCCTGAGACATTTTACAGACCTTCTATGGTTGTTCTCAAAGTAGAAGGTTCTTCAATGGAACCAGCCATTAGAAGAAATGCTTTTGCGGGAGTCGACGAGACTCAGAAGCGGCTTATGGCCGGTGATATTTATGCTGTCCACGTTCCTTATCAGGGTGTGGTCATCCGCAGAGTCTTTTTTGATCCTGAAAATTCACGCTTTATTTTACGCCCGGAAGACCCTCAGCATCCCGAACTGTACATAGCTGTTCAGGATCAGAATAAGCTGGTTGTCGGACGTGTTGTCTGGGTTATGCAGGAAGTTTAG
- a CDS encoding sensor histidine kinase, whose protein sequence is MNDAKKSADVYSIKTKDALGVGVHLISEVGPEELLIIQRRVHEKMDDYKGYSFSTVEKRALMIFFDLAQEFDKLEEFFTVCTSVPKVLFGVDCRLYIAIGKDEFVPVGGTEAKSPICTSVPLEKEFKGGHLFIPIRGNHDLIGQLDFKPSGDVIGCFEIYNFNDLSDHQSLFFEKFVNRIGFQLHSKLLRRKGQEHLEFVRNLVKDVGHNVIVPNMYFKLFYNRLRDRIENIQKLSDELDSKSSGEIKNELNTLYAGLVSQFNEIHSHYEQTSLFLETLLRRRHFEEGRYIVEKRPCNLLKQIIEPQLERYKSRFEERGIRIDMSMGGVPDREVRIVADVGLISQVYANLFSNAVKYTREVVLHNGSHDKFTAYGWDHLKKFFENGWDGLKLNVFTSGPPLSLEDSEKLFQAGFRCENTGSEYGSGHGLFFVRQVVELHGGKVGYESGERGNNFYFILPFGPE, encoded by the coding sequence ATGAATGATGCAAAAAAAAGTGCTGATGTTTATTCAATTAAGACAAAAGATGCACTTGGTGTCGGTGTACACCTGATTTCGGAGGTTGGGCCGGAAGAACTGTTAATTATACAGCGCCGTGTTCATGAGAAAATGGATGATTACAAAGGTTACAGCTTTTCTACGGTAGAGAAGCGTGCTTTGATGATATTTTTTGATTTAGCTCAGGAATTTGATAAGCTTGAAGAGTTTTTCACTGTATGTACCTCGGTTCCTAAAGTCCTTTTCGGTGTTGATTGCAGGCTTTATATTGCAATTGGAAAGGACGAGTTTGTTCCGGTTGGCGGCACAGAAGCTAAATCTCCGATTTGTACCTCTGTGCCTCTTGAAAAAGAGTTCAAGGGGGGTCATCTTTTTATTCCCATCCGCGGAAACCATGACCTTATCGGCCAACTTGATTTTAAGCCGTCCGGAGATGTTATCGGTTGTTTTGAAATTTATAATTTTAATGATCTTTCAGATCATCAGTCACTTTTTTTTGAAAAATTTGTTAACCGTATCGGTTTCCAGTTGCATAGCAAGCTTTTGCGTCGCAAAGGGCAGGAACATCTCGAATTTGTCCGTAATCTTGTTAAAGACGTAGGGCATAACGTTATTGTTCCTAATATGTATTTTAAATTGTTTTATAATAGACTTAGAGACCGTATTGAGAACATTCAGAAGCTTAGTGATGAACTGGATAGCAAGTCTTCCGGCGAAATTAAAAATGAACTTAATACGCTGTATGCCGGTTTGGTTTCTCAGTTTAATGAAATTCACAGTCATTATGAGCAGACAAGTTTATTTCTTGAAACTTTACTTAGACGCAGACATTTTGAAGAAGGGCGCTACATAGTTGAGAAGAGGCCGTGTAACCTCCTTAAGCAGATAATCGAGCCGCAGTTGGAGCGGTATAAATCACGCTTTGAGGAGCGGGGAATCAGGATTGATATGAGCATGGGAGGCGTGCCTGATCGTGAAGTGCGCATTGTTGCCGATGTCGGGTTGATCTCTCAGGTTTATGCGAATCTTTTTTCAAACGCGGTTAAATATACCCGTGAAGTCGTTTTGCACAATGGCAGTCATGACAAGTTCACCGCATACGGGTGGGATCATCTTAAGAAATTTTTTGAAAATGGATGGGATGGTTTAAAGCTGAATGTGTTTACTTCCGGTCCTCCTCTTTCTTTAGAAGATAGTGAAAAGTTGTTTCAAGCCGGATTTAGATGTGAAAATACAGGAAGTGAATATGGTTCCGGGCATGGTTTGTTTTTTGTAAGGCAGGTTGTGGAGCTTCATGGGGGAAAAGTAGGATATGAAAGCGGTGAACGTGGGAATAATTTTTATTTTATTCTTCCTTTTGGACCGGAATAA
- the serB gene encoding phosphoserine phosphatase SerB, which produces MPEIILIQISGEDKPGLTSSLTEVLAGYNIDILDIGQSVIHNQLVLGVLIRLPREAESAPVLKDLMFKGYELGVNVKFKPIESDRYKEWVDAQGKPRHIITLVGNKTTGRLISKVSDIIAENGLNIDFIHRLSGRIPMNGEPAPRHACVEFSARGTPLDPDLMRARILTMATEEQVDIALQEDNAFRRNRRLVAFDMDSTLIQAEVIDELAKAAGSGEVVSRITEAAMRGEIDFKESLRQRLATLKGLDEAVMEDIAKTLPITEGAERLISNLKKFGYKTAIISGGFTYFGKKLQKHLGVDYIYANELEIIDGKLTGNVIGDIVDGPKKAELLTEIAKKEKISLQQVIAVGDGANDLPMLSIAGLGIAFHAKPKVRQDARQSISHFGLDSILYLVGLRDRETD; this is translated from the coding sequence ATGCCTGAAATTATCCTTATTCAAATATCCGGTGAAGACAAACCCGGCCTGACCTCGTCTCTGACAGAAGTTCTGGCGGGCTACAACATTGATATCCTTGATATCGGTCAGTCTGTAATCCACAACCAACTGGTACTCGGAGTTCTCATAAGACTGCCTCGCGAAGCAGAATCCGCTCCGGTACTCAAAGACCTTATGTTTAAAGGTTATGAGCTGGGTGTTAATGTTAAATTTAAGCCCATTGAAAGCGATAGATACAAAGAATGGGTCGACGCACAGGGCAAGCCCAGACATATCATTACTCTGGTCGGAAACAAAACGACTGGGCGTCTGATTTCAAAAGTATCTGACATTATAGCTGAAAACGGCCTCAATATAGATTTCATCCATCGACTGTCCGGCAGAATCCCCATGAACGGAGAACCTGCTCCAAGGCATGCATGTGTTGAATTTTCCGCCCGTGGCACTCCGCTTGATCCCGACTTAATGCGTGCAAGAATCCTGACCATGGCAACTGAGGAACAAGTTGATATTGCTTTGCAGGAAGACAACGCCTTCCGCCGCAACAGAAGACTTGTCGCTTTTGATATGGACTCGACACTTATTCAGGCTGAAGTGATCGACGAACTGGCAAAAGCCGCCGGTTCCGGTGAGGTTGTCAGCCGTATTACCGAAGCAGCCATGCGCGGCGAAATAGATTTTAAAGAAAGTCTGCGCCAGAGACTGGCAACGCTCAAAGGACTGGACGAAGCTGTGATGGAGGATATCGCTAAAACCCTGCCTATCACAGAGGGAGCCGAGCGCCTTATCTCAAACCTGAAAAAGTTTGGGTACAAAACAGCTATTATTTCTGGAGGATTCACCTATTTCGGGAAAAAACTCCAAAAACATCTGGGCGTTGATTACATATACGCAAACGAGCTTGAAATAATCGACGGCAAGCTGACCGGTAATGTCATCGGTGACATTGTAGACGGTCCCAAAAAAGCCGAACTGCTCACTGAAATTGCAAAAAAAGAAAAAATCAGTCTTCAGCAGGTAATTGCTGTGGGAGACGGAGCGAATGATCTGCCCATGCTCTCAATTGCGGGCCTCGGCATTGCTTTCCATGCCAAACCAAAAGTCAGGCAGGATGCGCGCCAGTCCATTTCACACTTCGGGCTTGATTCAATTCTATATTTAGTCGGCCTTCGCGATCGTGAAACGGATTAA
- the rlmN gene encoding 23S rRNA (adenine(2503)-C(2))-methyltransferase RlmN — protein sequence MIDILSLDYEELEKFISVELKGPKFRVKQIWQWLWQKGVGSFDDMTNIAKGLRENLKSKAVLHHPEVDTVQTSKDGTIKILLRLTDGALVETVLIPMEGRYTQCLSTQVGCAMGCTFCNTGLMGFERNMTMSEILGQVLVGRAYLHKKNLNPLKNLVFMGMGEPLLNLDVLIKSLKTLNNPDGLSFVPRRITVSSVGFIKPLEILGESGLTLPAISLHAPTQELRAKIMPKAAQTDIHELLSAMDRYPLKPRERVTYEYLLLGGVNDSIEHAKQLVRLLGHRKCKVNLIAYNPGDKPVYKAPDPAQVLAFEKYLWDKEITATIRRSMGQDIKAACGQLKADRKDS from the coding sequence ATGATTGATATACTGAGTCTTGATTACGAAGAGCTGGAAAAATTTATTTCGGTAGAACTTAAAGGTCCTAAATTCAGAGTTAAACAGATTTGGCAATGGCTGTGGCAGAAAGGCGTGGGTAGCTTTGATGACATGACGAATATTGCCAAGGGACTTCGTGAAAATTTAAAAAGCAAAGCTGTATTGCATCATCCTGAAGTTGACACTGTCCAGACAAGTAAGGACGGAACAATTAAAATTTTGTTGCGTCTTACTGATGGAGCACTGGTTGAAACCGTTCTTATTCCTATGGAAGGTCGTTACACTCAGTGTCTTTCAACGCAGGTTGGCTGTGCTATGGGATGCACCTTCTGTAATACCGGACTTATGGGTTTTGAGCGTAATATGACCATGTCCGAAATTCTCGGTCAGGTCTTAGTCGGCAGGGCGTATTTACATAAAAAGAATCTCAATCCGCTTAAGAACTTAGTTTTCATGGGTATGGGCGAACCTTTGCTGAATCTCGATGTACTTATCAAGTCGCTCAAAACTTTGAATAATCCTGACGGGCTTAGTTTTGTGCCTCGTCGTATAACGGTTTCTTCGGTGGGATTTATAAAGCCGCTTGAAATTCTGGGTGAATCCGGTTTGACTCTTCCCGCAATATCCCTGCACGCTCCGACTCAGGAATTGCGCGCAAAAATTATGCCTAAAGCGGCGCAAACAGATATACACGAACTGCTTTCGGCAATGGATCGTTATCCGCTTAAGCCTCGTGAACGGGTTACGTATGAGTATCTTCTTCTCGGCGGAGTTAATGACTCGATTGAGCATGCCAAGCAGCTTGTGCGTCTTTTAGGGCATCGTAAATGCAAAGTGAACCTTATCGCTTACAATCCGGGTGATAAGCCTGTTTATAAAGCTCCTGATCCGGCACAGGTTTTGGCCTTTGAAAAATATTTATGGGATAAAGAAATTACCGCAACCATCCGCAGATCAATGGGGCAGGATATTAAAGCCGCATGCGGGCAGTTGAAAGCGGATAGAAAAGACAGTTAA